The following are encoded in a window of Phycisphaerae bacterium genomic DNA:
- a CDS encoding L-seryl-tRNA(Sec) selenium transferase — protein sequence MPASRQDTLRSLPSVDALLQETELQDCLARLPRQIVVEAVRVAVSEARQRLLAGTQCGTASDAIRGSVIARVLEMARTATGPHYRRAINATGIILHTGLGRAVLAKAALDQVGRELQGYSVLQIDTETGQRSRRDERIEWLLQRLTGAEAATVVNNNAAATMIVLSTLAKGREVIVSRGQLVEIGGSFRLPDVMAASGARLVEVGTTNKTHARDYESAITPETVAIMRVHPSNYRIQGFTAEVPLADLERIAHDHGLALIDDLGAGALIDFARFGFEPEPRLADSVATGADIITCSADKLIGASQGGIILGQAKLITQVRKNPLARAVRVDKVTLAILEATLALFLDECRAFREVPTLAMLMREPTDVAAQADRIALALAARLSEAKVTTEAGFSQMGSGSLPEQKLATTVVAIAPVRMEAGELARRMRLGQPPVFARTHAGRVLIDSRTLFADDEQPLIETVVAACQA from the coding sequence ATGCCGGCTTCGCGCCAAGATACACTGCGTTCCCTGCCCTCGGTTGATGCTCTCCTCCAGGAAACCGAGCTGCAGGACTGCCTGGCCCGGCTGCCTCGCCAGATCGTGGTCGAGGCCGTTCGCGTCGCGGTCAGCGAGGCCAGGCAACGACTCCTGGCCGGCACCCAATGTGGCACTGCCTCTGACGCCATCCGCGGCAGCGTCATCGCCCGCGTCCTGGAGATGGCCCGCACTGCAACCGGCCCCCACTACCGCCGTGCGATCAATGCGACGGGGATCATTCTGCACACTGGGCTGGGACGCGCCGTACTGGCCAAGGCAGCCCTCGACCAGGTGGGACGCGAGTTGCAGGGCTATTCGGTCCTGCAAATCGACACCGAGACCGGCCAGCGGTCGCGGCGAGACGAGCGCATCGAATGGCTCCTCCAGCGACTCACCGGAGCCGAAGCGGCCACCGTAGTCAACAACAACGCGGCCGCCACGATGATCGTGCTTAGTACGCTCGCCAAGGGCCGCGAAGTGATCGTCTCTCGCGGGCAACTCGTCGAGATCGGAGGCTCGTTTCGCCTGCCCGATGTCATGGCCGCCAGCGGGGCCAGGCTCGTCGAAGTCGGAACGACGAACAAGACACACGCCCGCGACTACGAGAGCGCGATCACGCCCGAAACCGTGGCCATCATGCGGGTGCATCCGAGCAACTACCGCATCCAGGGTTTCACCGCCGAGGTTCCGCTGGCGGATCTGGAGCGAATCGCCCACGACCACGGACTGGCGCTGATCGATGACCTGGGCGCGGGGGCGTTGATCGACTTCGCCCGATTCGGTTTCGAGCCCGAGCCCAGATTGGCCGACTCCGTCGCCACCGGGGCGGACATCATCACTTGCAGCGCCGACAAGCTGATCGGCGCCTCCCAGGGCGGGATCATCCTGGGCCAGGCGAAGCTCATTACCCAGGTACGCAAGAACCCTCTGGCCCGAGCCGTCCGAGTGGACAAGGTGACCCTGGCGATCCTGGAGGCCACGCTTGCTCTGTTCCTCGACGAGTGCCGTGCCTTTCGTGAAGTGCCGACCCTGGCGATGCTCATGCGCGAGCCAACTGATGTCGCCGCCCAGGCCGACCGGATTGCTCTTGCCCTGGCCGCTCGCCTGTCCGAGGCGAAGGTGACGACCGAAGCTGGTTTCTCGCAGATGGGCAGCGGATCCCTGCCGGAGCAGAAGCTGGCCACCACGGTGGTGGCCATTGCCCCGGTGCGAATGGAGGCCGGAGAGCTGGCCCGCCGCATGCGACTCGGGCAACCGCCGGTCTTTGCCCGCACCCACGCGGGCCGGGTCCTGATCGATTCCCGCACCCTGTTTGCCGACGACGAGCAGCCGCTCATCGAGACCGTGGTCGCGGCCTGCCAGGCTTGA
- a CDS encoding sulfotransferase, with product MPDVKPIFIVGPPRTGTTLLAKLMGGGDKVLSLSEPFHLDDLLPHWALKYWFRSLLKRAGMVRVPMPRVRNYDEYFTYLKDLARANQMNYLVMKECFHELELNKPWANFELLDGFAAAGHPIIAITRHPCDTIASTLKLLNKLFFGYTGVLIRLMWPSVPRFTDDEHIVRWAARNWAHFMDWARDRRLFIVRYEDLVQDPASAMMRICESVGMPYHERMIDHKHMPPGFGGIGAPEVLFKAPKPVDTSSVGRGKNLSHDHQRAIRALCGTQAAETGYTIECPEDRPAAEGTQSRNPLQPLTAAPQ from the coding sequence ATGCCGGACGTCAAGCCGATCTTCATCGTCGGTCCGCCACGGACAGGCACCACGCTGCTGGCCAAGCTCATGGGCGGCGGCGACAAGGTTTTGTCCCTGAGCGAGCCTTTTCACCTCGACGACCTCCTTCCCCACTGGGCGCTGAAGTACTGGTTCAGGTCGCTGTTGAAACGGGCCGGCATGGTCCGTGTCCCCATGCCTCGGGTGCGCAACTACGATGAGTACTTCACCTATTTGAAGGACCTGGCCCGGGCCAACCAGATGAACTATCTGGTCATGAAAGAGTGCTTCCACGAGCTGGAGCTGAACAAGCCCTGGGCCAACTTTGAGCTCCTGGACGGATTCGCCGCCGCCGGGCACCCGATCATCGCCATCACCCGGCATCCGTGCGACACGATCGCCTCCACGCTGAAACTGCTGAACAAGCTGTTCTTCGGCTACACCGGCGTGCTGATCCGCCTGATGTGGCCATCCGTACCACGCTTCACCGACGACGAACACATCGTGCGCTGGGCCGCCCGGAACTGGGCTCACTTCATGGACTGGGCCAGGGACCGCAGGCTGTTCATCGTTCGCTACGAAGACCTGGTCCAGGATCCTGCCTCGGCGATGATGCGGATCTGTGAAAGCGTCGGCATGCCCTATCACGAACGGATGATAGACCACAAGCACATGCCTCCGGGCTTCGGCGGTATCGGCGCGCCGGAAGTGCTGTTCAAGGCTCCCAAGCCGGTGGATACCAGCTCGGTCGGGCGGGGTAAGAACCTCTCCCACGACCACCAGCGGGCGATCAGGGCGCTCTGCGGCACCCAGGCCGCCGAGACCGGCTACACCATCGAGTGCCCCGAAGATCGACCTGCGGCCGAGGGAACGCAATCTCGCAACCCGCTTCAGCCTCTAACCGCCGCCCCGCAATAA
- the selB gene encoding selenocysteine-specific translation elongation factor: protein MERINITLGTAGHIDHGKTALVKNLTGCDTDHLKEEKERGMSIELGFAPCTVAGTQVGIVDVPGHEHFIKTMVAGASGIDGVIFVIAADDGIMPQTREHFDILTLLGTQAGVVALTKIDRVPGEQAERVRSEIRDFLGGTFLENAPIVGVSNLNGDGFGELVTALQDLVARLRRKPTDGVFRMPIERTFSIKGFGTVVSGIPVSGTARIGDEVTLLPEELTGRISAIQVYQHPGDAAVAGQCVALNVRQWDHHAIDRGCTVAVPGFFEAQQWFFCHLQLLPHERTQLKNASQVKLHTGTSEVMATVYLLDSERMKSGEQGLVQVRSSRPLVAAPGDRFILRSLSPVQTIGGGTIIEGVSQRARRGRPELLQDLAERAQAVGDGNRFVEYCIRRATDHSATEAELARRAKVPLSRLQAILADLAKGGSVLRLTSGRYAHRHTTAELSRRLASLLEDFHRRAPERPGPDADELHGLTGWSRELFKDIVELSLASGTLVRRSQSLALAGHREQFTDDQRRLIEQIETLFLERLFSPPEPEELARLTGAAIDQVAPAIRILLQQNRLTRVGPDMVFHHQAVAKARQLLVDFIRDQGRLESVRFKYLLDTTRKFALPLLDYFDRTGLTRRVNNTRYLRVGVSG, encoded by the coding sequence ATGGAGCGGATCAACATCACGCTGGGCACCGCCGGCCATATCGACCACGGCAAGACCGCGCTGGTCAAGAACCTGACCGGCTGCGACACGGATCACCTGAAAGAGGAGAAAGAACGGGGCATGTCCATCGAGCTGGGCTTTGCCCCCTGCACGGTAGCCGGCACGCAGGTCGGTATCGTGGACGTCCCTGGACATGAGCACTTCATCAAGACCATGGTCGCCGGAGCCAGCGGAATCGATGGGGTGATCTTCGTCATTGCCGCCGACGACGGGATCATGCCCCAGACCCGCGAGCACTTCGACATTCTCACGCTGCTGGGTACTCAGGCGGGCGTGGTGGCCTTGACCAAGATCGACCGCGTGCCGGGTGAGCAGGCCGAAAGGGTCCGGTCCGAGATCCGCGATTTCCTGGGCGGCACTTTCCTGGAGAACGCCCCCATTGTCGGCGTATCCAACCTGAACGGCGACGGCTTCGGCGAGCTGGTCACCGCCCTTCAGGACCTGGTGGCCCGTCTTCGCCGCAAGCCCACCGACGGCGTGTTCCGAATGCCGATCGAGCGGACCTTCTCCATCAAGGGCTTCGGCACCGTGGTCAGCGGCATTCCGGTTTCAGGCACCGCCCGGATCGGAGACGAAGTCACCCTGCTTCCCGAAGAACTGACCGGGCGGATCAGCGCCATCCAGGTCTACCAGCACCCGGGAGACGCCGCCGTGGCCGGCCAGTGCGTCGCCCTCAACGTGCGGCAGTGGGACCACCACGCCATCGACCGGGGCTGCACCGTGGCCGTCCCCGGTTTCTTCGAGGCCCAGCAGTGGTTCTTCTGTCACCTGCAGCTTCTCCCGCACGAACGTACCCAGCTCAAGAACGCATCGCAGGTCAAGCTGCACACCGGAACCTCCGAGGTCATGGCCACCGTCTACCTTCTGGATTCCGAGCGGATGAAGTCCGGGGAACAGGGGCTGGTCCAGGTCCGGTCATCTCGACCGCTGGTGGCCGCCCCCGGCGATCGGTTCATCCTCCGGTCCTTGTCGCCGGTCCAGACGATCGGCGGTGGAACGATCATTGAGGGCGTCTCCCAACGAGCCAGGCGAGGCCGGCCGGAGCTCCTCCAGGATCTGGCCGAACGCGCTCAGGCGGTCGGCGACGGGAATCGCTTTGTTGAATACTGTATCAGACGAGCCACCGATCATTCGGCCACCGAGGCCGAGCTTGCCCGCCGGGCCAAGGTGCCGCTTTCCCGGCTGCAGGCCATCCTCGCCGATCTCGCGAAGGGGGGGAGCGTCCTCAGGCTGACCTCCGGGCGATACGCACATCGCCACACGACCGCCGAATTGAGCCGGCGGCTGGCGAGCCTGCTCGAAGACTTTCACCGGCGTGCACCCGAACGACCGGGGCCCGATGCCGATGAGCTGCACGGCCTGACCGGATGGTCCAGGGAGTTGTTCAAGGACATCGTCGAGCTGTCTCTCGCGTCCGGTACTCTTGTCCGGCGCAGCCAGAGCCTGGCTCTGGCCGGCCACCGCGAACAGTTCACCGACGATCAGCGGCGACTCATCGAACAGATCGAGACGCTGTTCCTCGAACGTCTCTTCAGCCCTCCCGAGCCCGAGGAACTGGCGAGGCTCACCGGCGCGGCCATCGACCAGGTGGCGCCGGCCATCAGGATTCTGCTGCAGCAGAACCGGCTCACCCGCGTCGGTCCGGACATGGTCTTCCATCACCAAGCCGTGGCGAAGGCCCGCCAGCTTCTGGTAGACTTCATCCGCGACCAGGGGCGTCTGGAAAGCGTCAGGTTCAAGTACTTGCTGGATACGACCCGCAAGTTCGCTCTCCCGCTCTTGGACTACTTTGACCGCACCGGGCTTACCCGGCGGGTGAACAACACACGCTACCTTCGCGTCGGAGTGAGCGGTTGA
- a CDS encoding glycosyltransferase, protein MHVILVPVGTPGDVYPHIWLGRGLKARGHRVTIITSGYFEALVRRIGLDFCGLGTEKEYQAVINDPNIWHPKRYFKVVAQRVVPQMLPPTYEAIVERYVPNDTVIAACGFGFAARIAHDKLGIPLATVHLQPEMFRSEYESPLVSGLPVRPWMPRLWKRAVFDLADALVADRLLGPPINAFRSKLGLPPVRRILGVWWNSPQRVIGLFPDWFGRPQPDWPAQTRLTSFPLCDAGEVEPIPPGVEEFLAAGEPPIVFTPGSPIQNWDWFFDASVKACVACGRRGILLTRDRTQVPRSLPATVRHFDYIPFSFILGKSAALVHHAGIGTLAQGLAAGIPQLVMPFTNDQPDNAARLLRLGVALAIKPRDYQATVVARCLNKLLGVRSVADACRNAAVRLRSANPLSATCEIIEGLPLSPARRVARAS, encoded by the coding sequence ATGCACGTCATCTTGGTACCGGTGGGGACTCCGGGGGATGTGTACCCTCACATCTGGCTGGGACGCGGGCTCAAGGCTCGCGGTCACCGGGTCACGATCATCACCAGCGGCTACTTCGAGGCTTTGGTGCGACGCATAGGTCTCGATTTCTGCGGTCTCGGCACGGAAAAGGAATATCAGGCGGTCATCAACGACCCGAACATCTGGCATCCCAAGCGGTACTTCAAAGTCGTTGCACAACGTGTGGTTCCCCAGATGCTGCCTCCCACCTACGAGGCCATTGTCGAGCGATACGTACCCAACGATACGGTCATCGCCGCCTGCGGATTTGGCTTTGCGGCCAGAATCGCACACGACAAACTGGGCATTCCGTTGGCCACCGTCCACCTGCAGCCGGAGATGTTCCGAAGCGAATACGAGTCCCCGCTGGTCTCAGGTCTGCCAGTACGGCCGTGGATGCCCAGACTCTGGAAGCGAGCCGTTTTCGATCTGGCCGATGCCCTGGTGGCGGATCGGCTCCTGGGCCCGCCAATCAACGCCTTCCGCTCGAAGCTCGGTCTGCCCCCCGTCAGGCGAATCCTGGGCGTGTGGTGGAACTCGCCGCAGCGGGTGATCGGCCTGTTCCCCGACTGGTTCGGCCGGCCGCAACCCGACTGGCCCGCCCAGACACGGCTCACCAGTTTCCCGTTGTGTGACGCTGGCGAGGTCGAGCCCATCCCACCCGGCGTCGAGGAGTTCCTCGCCGCCGGCGAGCCGCCCATAGTCTTCACCCCCGGCTCCCCCATCCAGAACTGGGACTGGTTCTTTGATGCCTCGGTCAAGGCCTGTGTCGCGTGTGGCCGGCGGGGTATTCTGCTTACCCGGGACCGTACGCAAGTCCCCAGATCGCTGCCGGCCACGGTTCGGCATTTCGACTACATACCGTTTAGCTTTATTCTAGGCAAATCTGCTGCATTGGTCCATCATGCCGGAATCGGCACGCTGGCCCAGGGTTTGGCGGCCGGCATTCCTCAGCTGGTCATGCCCTTCACCAACGACCAGCCGGACAACGCCGCCCGCCTGCTGCGTCTCGGAGTGGCCCTGGCCATCAAGCCCAGGGACTACCAGGCCACGGTGGTCGCCCGCTGTCTCAACAAGCTGTTGGGGGTCAGGTCGGTGGCCGACGCATGCAGGAATGCGGCGGTCAGACTCAGAAGTGCGAACCCCCTGTCGGCGACCTGCGAGATCATCGAAGGTCTTCCACTTAGCCCGGCTCGGCGGGTAGCCCGAGCCAGTTAG
- a CDS encoding glycosyltransferase — protein sequence MHVLLVTLGTAGDVHPYLGLGRRLRARGHRVTTITSGYFERQVRQAGLDFAPLGTAEEYRSIIRDGELWHHRQAFRAFAERVVPLTLEPIYERVAEHYVPGETVAAASWNAFGARIAQERLGLPLVTIHTVPSGLRSVYRTPVLSEFPVMQWIPWRWRKVAYTLIDLTVFDRMLRPAINRFRARLNLPSIRRFVSHWWDSPDRIIGLFPEWFSPPQRDWPRQVRLTGFPRYDGGEIEPLPSEVREFLDAGDPPIVFTPGSPIQEVRWFFQASIEACRLLGRRGLLLTRFPEQVPKSLPPEVRHFDYLPFSRLLPQAAALVHHGGIGSAAQAMAAGIPQLVMPICNDQPDTAARLIRLGVGDALHPGRYRGAEVADRLRRLLGSKETAANCRMLAHRIKMSDPLDEACLLTEQLGGGAARVTTGCSPSAFVA from the coding sequence ATGCATGTTCTTCTGGTGACGCTGGGGACCGCCGGTGACGTCCATCCCTATCTTGGGCTCGGCCGGCGTCTTCGAGCTCGCGGCCATCGCGTGACCACGATCACCAGCGGCTACTTCGAGCGGCAGGTGCGTCAAGCCGGGCTTGATTTCGCGCCTTTGGGCACCGCCGAGGAGTACCGGAGCATCATCCGTGACGGCGAGCTGTGGCATCACCGGCAAGCCTTCCGGGCCTTCGCGGAGCGCGTCGTTCCCCTAACCCTCGAGCCCATCTACGAGCGTGTCGCCGAGCACTACGTCCCTGGGGAGACAGTGGCGGCTGCCAGCTGGAACGCGTTCGGGGCAAGGATCGCCCAGGAGAGGCTGGGCCTGCCGCTGGTCACCATCCACACCGTCCCTTCCGGATTGCGGAGCGTGTACCGAACGCCCGTGCTCTCGGAGTTCCCGGTCATGCAGTGGATACCCTGGCGATGGCGCAAGGTGGCCTACACCTTGATCGACCTGACGGTTTTCGATCGCATGCTGAGACCGGCCATCAACCGGTTCCGAGCTCGCCTGAACCTGCCGTCGATCCGCCGGTTTGTCTCTCATTGGTGGGACTCGCCTGACCGGATCATCGGGCTGTTCCCGGAGTGGTTCAGTCCGCCGCAGCGTGACTGGCCCCGGCAGGTGCGGCTCACCGGATTCCCGCGTTATGACGGAGGCGAGATAGAACCTTTACCCAGCGAAGTCCGCGAGTTCCTCGACGCGGGCGACCCTCCGATCGTGTTTACGCCGGGCTCGCCGATCCAAGAGGTCCGCTGGTTCTTCCAGGCCTCGATCGAAGCCTGCCGGTTGCTTGGCCGTCGCGGTCTTCTGCTCACCCGGTTTCCGGAGCAGGTCCCGAAGTCCTTGCCTCCCGAAGTCCGGCATTTCGACTATCTCCCATTCAGCCGCCTACTGCCGCAGGCCGCCGCCCTGGTCCATCACGGGGGCATCGGATCAGCCGCCCAAGCCATGGCCGCCGGCATCCCACAGCTAGTCATGCCGATCTGCAACGATCAGCCCGACACCGCGGCTCGTCTCATTCGCCTGGGCGTGGGCGACGCCCTGCACCCCGGACGCTACCGCGGAGCGGAGGTAGCGGACCGGCTGCGCCGCCTCCTCGGATCCAAGGAGACTGCCGCCAACTGCCGCATGCTGGCTCACAGGATCAAGATGTCCGACCCTCTGGATGAAGCTTGCCTGCTGACCGAACAGCTGGGCGGCGGAGCCGCACGCGTGACAACCGGCTGTTCCCCCTCCGCTTTTGTCGCTTAG
- a CDS encoding glycosyltransferase family 1 protein, which translates to MHVLLLPFGSAGDVLPYVGLGRALRDRGHRVTVIVSEFFEQRVRGAGLGFAPLGSRQEYLDAFNNPHCGDEKASFAFFAGVVVPAMLRPTFKSIADRYQPGQTVVVACPLVFGARVAQEKLGVPLASIHLQPLMLRSSHAPPVIPALPRLRKIPRFIRPLTFRLLDTVLDRKLGPGINSFRAELGLAPVRRIMADWWNSPRRIIAMFPDWFAPPQPDWPPQTLMTTFPLYDAGDHQPTPPEAETFLAAGDPPLVFSTGSNVGDWPGFFAASMDACRMLGRRGILMTRFRDHVPPNLPDNVRHFDYLPYRRLLPRCAAMVHHGGIGTLSQAMAAGIPQLITPLGLDQPDNAARLEHLGVGRSLHPDEYTAEAAARLLAELIDRPTVLAQCRELASRLRLTDPLSQACAAVEHLAGADR; encoded by the coding sequence ATGCACGTATTGCTGTTGCCTTTTGGCAGCGCCGGCGACGTTCTGCCCTATGTGGGGCTGGGCCGCGCCTTGCGCGACCGCGGCCACCGAGTCACCGTCATCGTCAGCGAGTTCTTCGAGCAACGGGTCCGCGGTGCCGGCCTCGGGTTCGCCCCACTGGGCAGCCGCCAGGAGTACCTCGATGCCTTCAACAATCCGCACTGCGGCGACGAGAAGGCCAGCTTCGCATTCTTCGCGGGCGTCGTCGTCCCGGCCATGCTCCGCCCCACCTTCAAGTCGATTGCCGATCGCTACCAGCCCGGCCAGACGGTGGTCGTCGCTTGCCCGCTGGTTTTTGGAGCCCGAGTCGCCCAGGAGAAACTCGGCGTCCCCCTGGCCAGCATCCACCTTCAGCCGCTCATGCTTCGTTCATCCCACGCCCCCCCGGTCATCCCGGCGCTGCCACGACTCAGGAAGATCCCGCGCTTCATTCGACCCTTGACGTTCCGGCTGCTCGACACCGTTCTGGATCGGAAACTCGGCCCCGGAATCAACAGCTTCCGGGCCGAGCTGGGCCTGGCCCCCGTCCGACGAATCATGGCCGACTGGTGGAACTCCCCCCGACGGATCATCGCCATGTTCCCTGATTGGTTCGCCCCCCCCCAGCCGGACTGGCCTCCCCAGACCCTGATGACCACGTTTCCGCTGTACGACGCCGGTGATCACCAACCCACGCCCCCGGAGGCCGAGACCTTCCTTGCAGCCGGCGATCCGCCCCTGGTCTTCAGTACCGGCTCCAATGTCGGCGACTGGCCGGGTTTCTTCGCCGCTTCGATGGACGCGTGCCGGATGCTCGGCCGAAGAGGCATCCTGATGACCCGGTTCCGCGATCATGTTCCCCCCAACCTGCCGGACAACGTCCGCCACTTCGACTATCTCCCGTACCGCCGGCTCCTGCCACGATGCGCTGCCATGGTCCATCACGGGGGAATCGGTACCCTGTCACAGGCCATGGCCGCCGGGATTCCCCAGTTGATCACCCCCCTGGGTCTTGACCAGCCCGATAACGCCGCCCGGCTCGAACATCTCGGTGTCGGTCGGAGCCTGCATCCTGATGAATACACCGCCGAGGCGGCCGCCCGGTTGCTGGCTGAGTTGATCGACAGGCCGACTGTTCTCGCTCAGTGCCGCG